One Curtobacterium sp. BH-2-1-1 genomic region harbors:
- a CDS encoding exodeoxyribonuclease III — MTRLRLASVNVNGIRAAFRKGMGDWLATRDVDVLALQEVRASSDDLAGLLGDEWDIVHDPATAKGRAGVAIASRHSAHVHRVALGADDFDSAGRWLEADYEIGGTTVTVVSTYVHSGEVDTPKQDEKWKFLDAMTERLPKLREHNPLAVVVGDLNVGHDQRDIKNWKGNVKRAGFLPRERAYFSRFFGEQGAQVEGADGTTGPGLGWVDVGRAQAGDVEGPYTWWSWRGQAFDNDTGWRIDYQMATPELAAKVTQYTVDRAAAYDQRWSDHAPVVVDYEL; from the coding sequence ATGACACGCCTGCGCCTCGCATCCGTCAACGTGAACGGCATCCGTGCCGCGTTCCGGAAGGGCATGGGCGACTGGCTCGCCACCCGCGACGTCGACGTACTCGCCCTGCAAGAGGTCCGCGCGTCGAGCGACGACCTCGCCGGGCTCCTCGGCGACGAGTGGGACATCGTGCACGACCCCGCGACCGCGAAGGGTCGGGCGGGCGTCGCGATCGCCTCCCGCCACAGCGCGCACGTGCACCGCGTCGCGCTCGGTGCGGACGACTTCGACTCCGCCGGGCGCTGGCTCGAGGCCGACTACGAGATCGGCGGCACCACGGTGACGGTCGTCTCGACGTACGTGCACTCGGGCGAGGTGGACACCCCGAAGCAGGACGAGAAGTGGAAGTTCCTCGACGCGATGACCGAGCGGCTGCCGAAGCTCCGCGAGCACAACCCGCTCGCGGTCGTCGTCGGTGACCTCAACGTCGGGCACGACCAGCGGGACATCAAGAACTGGAAGGGCAACGTCAAGCGCGCGGGCTTCCTGCCGCGTGAGCGTGCCTACTTCTCGCGGTTCTTCGGCGAGCAGGGGGCCCAGGTCGAGGGCGCCGACGGCACCACCGGGCCCGGTCTCGGCTGGGTCGACGTCGGTCGCGCCCAGGCCGGCGACGTCGAGGGGCCGTACACGTGGTGGTCGTGGCGCGGTCAGGCGTTCGACAACGACACGGGCTGGCGGATCGACTACCAGATGGCGACCCCGGAGCTCGCCGCGAAGGTCACGCAGTACACGGTCGACCGCGCCGCCGCGTACGACCAGCGATGGTCCGACCACGCCCCCGTGGTCGTCGACTACGAACTCTGA
- a CDS encoding HPr family phosphocarrier protein, producing MSEATRTVTVASASGLHARPASLFVQTVTASGHQVTIAKGDKSGNAGSILALLGLGIENGDEVTLTVNGDDAETTADSLVEFLKTDHDAA from the coding sequence ATGTCCGAAGCCACCCGCACCGTCACCGTCGCCAGCGCGTCCGGCCTGCACGCACGCCCGGCCTCCCTCTTCGTCCAGACCGTGACCGCGTCCGGCCACCAGGTCACGATCGCGAAGGGCGACAAGTCCGGGAACGCCGGCAGCATCCTCGCGCTCCTCGGCCTCGGCATCGAGAACGGCGACGAGGTCACCCTCACGGTGAACGGCGACGACGCCGAGACCACCGCGGACAGCCTGGTCGAGTTCCTCAAGACGGACCACGACGCGGCCTGA
- a CDS encoding DeoR/GlpR family DNA-binding transcription regulator, translated as MYAPERHQRIVEQARAQGRVDVKDLAELLEVTPETIRRDLTSLERRGLVRRAHGGAIPVERITLHPGVGDRGGINQAEKMVIAEAALGELPENGSVMIDAGTSTICLAELLPTDRGLTVVTHSLPVAMAVANRPGIDLHLLGGNIRSDSLAGVGTWTHQLIGMVSVDVAFISINGITPERGLTTHNMAEAAVKSAMIKSARRSILLADHTKFGREEFGRVAPLAAIDTIITDPGVNADLVREVEAAGTEVFWPGRD; from the coding sequence ATGTACGCACCAGAGCGCCACCAGCGCATCGTCGAACAGGCGCGTGCGCAGGGCCGGGTCGACGTCAAGGACCTCGCCGAGCTGCTCGAGGTGACCCCGGAGACGATCCGCCGCGACCTCACCTCGCTCGAGCGGCGCGGGCTGGTCCGACGTGCGCACGGTGGCGCGATCCCCGTCGAGCGCATCACCCTGCACCCGGGGGTCGGCGACCGTGGCGGCATCAACCAGGCCGAGAAGATGGTCATCGCCGAGGCCGCGCTCGGCGAGCTGCCCGAGAACGGGTCCGTCATGATCGACGCCGGCACCTCGACGATCTGCCTCGCCGAGCTGCTCCCGACCGACCGTGGCCTCACCGTCGTGACGCACTCCCTGCCCGTGGCGATGGCGGTCGCGAACCGACCGGGCATCGACCTGCACCTGCTCGGCGGCAACATCCGCAGCGACTCGCTCGCCGGCGTCGGCACGTGGACGCACCAGCTCATCGGGATGGTCAGCGTCGACGTCGCGTTCATCAGCATCAACGGCATCACGCCCGAGCGCGGCCTCACGACGCACAACATGGCCGAGGCCGCCGTGAAGTCCGCGATGATCAAGTCCGCGCGCCGCAGCATCCTGCTCGCCGACCACACCAAGTTCGGTCGCGAGGAGTTCGGCCGCGTCGCCCCGCTCGCCGCGATCGACACGATCATCACCGATCCCGGCGTGAACGCCGACCTCGTCCGCGAGGTCGAGGCCGCCGGCACCGAGGTCTTCTGGCCCGGCCGCGACTGA
- the ptsP gene encoding phosphoenolpyruvate--protein phosphotransferase encodes MSELLGTGVGRGVAHGPVLRMADPLGEPSKDALTGSADDAKQAVAAAIAAVAEDLNKRGQLAGGDAQAVLEAQALMAQDPTLLDDVHARIDGGTNAERAVFEAFGQFRDLLVSMGGYMGERAADLDDVAQRIIAKLRGVHAPGVPESDTPFVLVARDLAPADTALLDLDKVLALVTRDGGPTSHTAILARAKGITAIVGVTGADDLSDGTVVVVDAAAGTVVTDPSAELVADVEQRIADRLAAAAAPLTAGALADGHTVPLLANLGSPADAAGAVALGAEGVGLFRTEFLFLDSPKAPTVDEQKDSYKQLLEAFPGKKVVVRALDAGADKPLPFLTDKDEENPALGRRGLRALRNHPEVLRDQLTALAQADAETEADLWVMAPMVADAEETEYFVDLARELGIRTAGVMAEVPSLALMAEQVFTSADFVSIGTNDLTQYTMAADRMLGTVASYQDPWHPAVLRLVAQLGAAGADAGKPVGICGEAAADPLLAVVLVGLGATTLSMTPAALADVRAELGKHTLDQAREMAQAALAASTAAAAKSAAAATHAA; translated from the coding sequence ATGTCCGAACTGCTCGGCACCGGCGTCGGCCGTGGCGTCGCCCACGGCCCCGTGCTCCGCATGGCCGACCCGCTCGGCGAACCGTCGAAGGACGCCCTGACCGGTTCGGCGGACGACGCGAAGCAGGCCGTGGCCGCCGCGATCGCAGCGGTGGCGGAGGACCTCAACAAGCGGGGGCAGCTCGCCGGCGGGGACGCCCAGGCCGTGCTCGAGGCGCAGGCGCTCATGGCGCAGGACCCGACCCTCCTCGACGACGTGCACGCCCGCATCGACGGCGGCACCAACGCCGAACGCGCCGTGTTCGAGGCGTTCGGCCAGTTCCGCGACCTGCTCGTCTCGATGGGCGGGTACATGGGGGAGCGCGCCGCCGACCTCGACGACGTCGCCCAGCGCATCATCGCCAAGCTCCGCGGCGTCCACGCCCCGGGTGTGCCCGAGTCGGACACCCCCTTCGTGCTCGTCGCCCGCGACCTCGCGCCGGCCGACACCGCACTCCTCGACCTCGACAAGGTCCTCGCCCTCGTCACGCGTGACGGCGGCCCGACCTCGCACACGGCGATCCTCGCCCGCGCCAAGGGCATCACCGCGATCGTCGGCGTGACCGGCGCGGACGACCTGTCCGACGGCACGGTCGTCGTCGTGGACGCCGCCGCCGGCACCGTCGTGACCGACCCGTCGGCCGAACTCGTCGCCGACGTCGAGCAGCGCATCGCCGACCGCCTCGCCGCGGCCGCAGCGCCCCTGACCGCCGGCGCACTCGCCGACGGGCACACCGTCCCGCTGCTCGCGAACCTCGGCAGCCCCGCCGACGCCGCGGGCGCCGTTGCTCTCGGTGCGGAGGGCGTGGGGCTCTTCCGCACCGAGTTCCTCTTCCTCGACTCGCCGAAGGCGCCGACCGTCGACGAGCAGAAGGACTCCTACAAGCAGCTGCTCGAGGCCTTCCCGGGCAAGAAGGTCGTCGTCCGGGCGCTCGACGCGGGTGCCGACAAGCCCCTGCCGTTCCTCACCGACAAGGACGAGGAGAACCCGGCCCTCGGTCGACGCGGTCTCCGGGCGCTCCGGAACCACCCCGAGGTGCTCCGCGACCAGCTCACCGCGCTCGCCCAGGCCGACGCCGAGACCGAGGCCGACCTCTGGGTGATGGCCCCGATGGTCGCCGACGCCGAGGAGACCGAGTACTTCGTCGACCTCGCCCGCGAGCTCGGGATCCGCACCGCCGGTGTGATGGCCGAGGTCCCCTCGCTCGCGCTGATGGCCGAGCAGGTGTTCACCTCCGCCGACTTCGTGTCGATCGGCACGAACGACCTGACCCAGTACACGATGGCCGCCGACCGCATGCTCGGCACCGTTGCGTCCTACCAGGACCCGTGGCACCCCGCCGTGCTCCGCCTCGTCGCGCAGCTCGGCGCAGCGGGTGCGGACGCCGGCAAGCCCGTCGGCATCTGCGGCGAGGCAGCGGCCGACCCGCTGCTCGCCGTCGTGCTCGTCGGTCTCGGCGCCACGACCCTCTCCATGACCCCCGCGGCCCTGGCCGACGTGCGCGCCGAACTCGGCAAGCACACCCTCGACCAGGCCCGCGAGATGGCACAGGCGGCACTCGCCGCGAGCACGGCGGCGGCCGCCAAGTCCGCCGCGGCCGCGACGCACGCCGCCTGA
- a CDS encoding PTS mannitol transporter subunit IICB has protein sequence MTTSSVAAPDAPANSRGGARVAVQKFGTFLSGMVMPNIAIFIAWGIITAFFIETGWTPVGILGGFGETGGVANVGLVGPILTYLIPLAIAIQGGRMVYETRGAVVGSIMTMGVIIGANGTTMILGAMICGPLGAYLIKQIDKLWDGKIKPGFEMLVNNYAAGILGFGLAMAGFFWLAPLFKLIAEGLGDAVNFLVQHSLLPLASVIIEPAKVFFLNNAINHGVLDQLGAQQVQESGKSILFLLEANPGPGLGILLAFTFFGVGIARSTAPGAIIIQFLGGIHEIYFPYVLQKPVLFIAVILGGATGVATNVAFHSGLVAPASPGSIFAVLGATAKDSFLGVILSVILSAAVSFAVASFFLIATRKRDLANGGGDMSAAMAKLQANKGRDVNAATSGLLGNNSPANEEEAEASLGGVGSATTATATRVQNLVFACDAGMGSSAMGASVLRNKIKKAGIEGVTVSNKAIANLSGDEDLIITQEELTERAKQKNPNAQHVSVGNFMNAPQYDQVVEQLKNQ, from the coding sequence ATGACAACGTCGTCCGTTGCAGCGCCCGACGCCCCCGCGAATTCGCGGGGCGGCGCACGCGTCGCCGTTCAGAAGTTCGGCACGTTCCTCTCCGGCATGGTCATGCCCAACATCGCGATCTTCATCGCGTGGGGCATCATCACCGCCTTCTTCATCGAGACCGGCTGGACGCCCGTGGGCATCCTCGGCGGCTTCGGTGAGACGGGCGGCGTCGCGAACGTCGGCCTCGTCGGCCCGATCCTGACCTACCTCATCCCGCTCGCGATCGCGATCCAGGGTGGCCGGATGGTCTACGAGACCCGTGGTGCGGTGGTCGGTTCGATCATGACCATGGGTGTCATCATCGGCGCCAACGGCACGACGATGATCCTCGGCGCGATGATCTGCGGGCCGCTCGGCGCGTACCTCATCAAGCAGATCGACAAGCTCTGGGACGGCAAGATCAAGCCGGGCTTCGAGATGCTCGTGAACAACTACGCGGCCGGCATCCTCGGCTTCGGGTTGGCCATGGCCGGGTTCTTCTGGCTCGCGCCGCTGTTCAAGCTCATCGCCGAGGGCCTCGGCGACGCGGTGAACTTCCTCGTCCAGCACTCGCTGCTCCCGCTCGCCAGCGTGATCATCGAGCCGGCCAAGGTGTTCTTCCTCAACAACGCCATCAACCACGGTGTGCTCGACCAGCTCGGCGCGCAGCAGGTCCAAGAGTCCGGCAAGAGCATCCTCTTCCTGCTCGAGGCGAACCCCGGCCCGGGTCTCGGCATCCTGCTCGCCTTCACCTTCTTCGGTGTCGGCATCGCCCGCTCGACCGCTCCCGGCGCGATCATCATCCAGTTCCTCGGCGGCATCCACGAGATCTACTTCCCGTACGTGCTGCAGAAGCCGGTCCTGTTCATCGCCGTCATCCTCGGTGGTGCCACGGGCGTCGCGACCAACGTCGCGTTCCACTCCGGTCTCGTCGCCCCGGCGTCGCCCGGATCGATCTTCGCGGTGCTCGGTGCGACGGCGAAGGACAGCTTCCTCGGCGTCATCCTCTCGGTCATCCTGTCCGCAGCGGTGTCGTTCGCGGTCGCGTCGTTCTTCCTCATCGCGACCCGCAAGCGTGACCTCGCGAACGGTGGCGGCGACATGAGCGCCGCGATGGCGAAGCTCCAGGCGAACAAGGGCCGCGACGTCAACGCCGCGACCTCGGGCCTGCTCGGCAACAACTCCCCGGCGAACGAGGAGGAGGCCGAGGCCTCGCTCGGCGGCGTCGGTTCGGCGACCACCGCGACCGCCACCCGCGTCCAGAACCTCGTGTTCGCCTGCGACGCCGGCATGGGCTCCAGCGCGATGGGCGCCAGCGTCCTCCGCAACAAGATCAAGAAGGCGGGCATCGAAGGGGTCACGGTCTCCAACAAGGCGATCGCGAACCTCTCCGGTGACGAGGACCTGATCATCACGCAGGAGGAGCTGACGGAGCGCGCGAAGCAGAAGAACCCGAACGCACAGCACGTGTCGGTCGGCAACTTCATGAACGCGCCGCAGTACGACCAGGTCGTCGAACAGCTCAAGAACCAGTAA
- a CDS encoding PTS sugar transporter subunit IIA: MPVLQESQIRIHTEDTAPTKSEAMKEAAEILEAAGAVTADYYPAMLEREKSVSTYMGNFLAIPHGTNDAKDAIKSSALSFIRYATPIDWDGNPVRFVVGIAGVNNEHLDILSKIAIVFSDEDEVQKLTDAPDTAAILSILGEVNE; the protein is encoded by the coding sequence ATGCCCGTCCTGCAGGAGAGCCAGATCCGGATCCACACCGAGGACACCGCACCGACCAAGTCGGAGGCGATGAAGGAGGCTGCCGAGATCCTCGAGGCTGCAGGCGCGGTCACGGCGGACTACTACCCGGCGATGCTCGAGCGCGAGAAGAGCGTCTCGACCTACATGGGGAACTTCCTCGCCATCCCGCACGGCACGAACGACGCGAAGGACGCCATCAAGTCCTCGGCGCTGTCGTTCATCCGCTACGCGACCCCGATCGACTGGGACGGCAACCCCGTCCGCTTCGTCGTCGGCATCGCGGGCGTCAACAACGAGCACCTCGACATCCTGTCCAAGATCGCGATCGTGTTCAGCGACGAGGACGAGGTCCAGAAGCTGACCGACGCACCGGACACCGCCGCGATCCTGTCGATCCTCGGTGAGGTCAACGAGTGA
- a CDS encoding mannitol-1-phosphate 5-dehydrogenase, translating into MSTPTAVHFGAGNIGRGFVGLLLHEAGYEVVFADVAAPLIDALAAADSYTVHEVGQNARDHEVTNFRALNSAQDESAVVAEIATASIVTCAVGPNVLKFIAPVIAKALQQRDADAAPIAVMACENALNATDRLREFIVEALPADVRDQALAKAVFANTAVDRIVPAQPEGAGLDVTVETYFEWAVDRTPFGGNEPEIPGAHYVDGLAASIERKLFTVNTGHATVAYHGFLAGADKISDAIAIPAVRSELESVLAETSDLLVRRHELDPEVHRAYVQAIIGRFENPHLPDTVTRVGRQPLRKLSRDERFVSPAAALAEDGTEPTALLDAMGAALHFDVPDDEQSVELQALLRSDRSDAEVVTEITGLDEQHPLHAAFADRVRSARA; encoded by the coding sequence GTGAGCACCCCCACCGCCGTCCACTTCGGCGCGGGCAACATCGGCCGCGGCTTCGTCGGCCTGCTCCTGCACGAGGCCGGCTACGAGGTCGTCTTCGCCGACGTCGCCGCGCCCCTCATCGACGCTCTCGCCGCTGCCGACTCGTACACGGTGCACGAGGTCGGTCAGAACGCGCGCGACCACGAGGTCACGAACTTCCGTGCCCTGAACAGCGCCCAGGACGAATCGGCCGTCGTCGCCGAGATCGCCACGGCGTCCATCGTCACCTGCGCCGTCGGACCGAACGTCCTGAAGTTCATCGCGCCGGTCATCGCGAAGGCGCTCCAGCAGCGCGACGCGGACGCCGCGCCGATCGCCGTGATGGCGTGCGAGAACGCCCTCAACGCCACCGACCGCCTGCGCGAGTTCATCGTCGAGGCGCTCCCCGCCGACGTCCGCGACCAGGCCCTCGCCAAGGCTGTCTTCGCGAACACCGCGGTCGACCGCATCGTCCCGGCGCAGCCCGAGGGCGCGGGCCTGGACGTCACCGTCGAGACCTACTTCGAGTGGGCCGTCGACCGCACGCCGTTCGGCGGGAACGAGCCGGAGATCCCCGGCGCCCACTACGTCGACGGCCTCGCCGCGTCGATCGAGCGCAAGCTCTTCACGGTGAACACCGGGCACGCGACCGTCGCGTACCACGGCTTCCTCGCCGGGGCGGACAAGATCTCGGACGCCATCGCGATCCCCGCGGTCCGGTCCGAGCTCGAGTCCGTGCTCGCCGAGACGAGCGACCTGCTCGTCCGCCGCCACGAGCTCGACCCCGAGGTGCACCGTGCGTACGTGCAGGCCATCATCGGGCGCTTCGAGAACCCGCACCTGCCCGACACCGTGACGCGCGTCGGCCGACAGCCGCTGCGCAAGCTCTCCCGCGACGAGCGCTTCGTGTCGCCCGCCGCCGCCCTCGCCGAGGACGGCACGGAGCCGACGGCGCTGCTCGACGCCATGGGCGCCGCGCTGCATTTCGACGTGCCGGACGACGAGCAGAGCGTCGAACTCCAGGCGCTGCTGCGCTCGGACCGGAGCGACGCCGAGGTCGTGACCGAGATCACCGGGCTCGACGAGCAGCACCCGCTGCACGCCGCGTTCGCGGACCGGGTGCGGTCCGCGCGCGCCTAG
- a CDS encoding diacylglycerol kinase family protein translates to MPSTPAAPDRTHRTAGPQHAAVVVNPSAVDLAALRSAVATEQGSLGWADTAWFETAADDDGRAAARAARDSAPDVVLVVGGDGTLRVAAEVLHGSGIPIALLPTGTGNLYARNLGIPIGDVTAAVRSAFHGADRAVDVAFAALTTADGDTTEHAFLVMAGIGLDARMAADTNAGLKKRFGWLAYSDPIMRSVVGNRQVDLRYRLDEGDEHGMRAHTVIVGNCGTLTAGLLLLPEAQPDDGLLDAVAFRPRGAFGWTKIGYGLSLNRFYHRTRFGRLLARFLPRSRTLGYTTARRLDLVLDEPEQLQLDGDPFGLVAAASLRVEHGGLVLRTA, encoded by the coding sequence GTGCCCTCCACTCCCGCAGCCCCCGACCGCACGCACCGGACGGCCGGCCCGCAGCACGCAGCCGTCGTCGTGAACCCCTCCGCGGTCGACCTCGCCGCCCTCCGCTCGGCGGTCGCCACCGAGCAGGGGTCGCTCGGCTGGGCCGACACCGCCTGGTTCGAGACCGCGGCCGACGACGACGGCCGCGCCGCCGCACGCGCCGCTCGTGACAGCGCACCCGACGTCGTGCTGGTCGTCGGTGGCGACGGCACGCTGCGGGTCGCGGCCGAGGTGCTGCACGGGTCCGGCATCCCGATCGCCCTGCTCCCGACGGGCACCGGCAACCTCTACGCACGGAACCTCGGCATCCCGATCGGTGACGTCACCGCGGCCGTCCGGTCGGCGTTCCACGGCGCTGACCGTGCCGTCGACGTCGCGTTCGCCGCGCTCACCACCGCCGACGGGGACACGACCGAGCACGCGTTCCTCGTGATGGCGGGGATCGGGCTCGACGCCCGGATGGCCGCGGACACGAACGCCGGCCTGAAGAAGCGCTTCGGCTGGCTCGCCTACTCCGACCCGATCATGCGGTCCGTGGTCGGCAACCGCCAGGTCGACCTCCGGTACCGCCTCGACGAGGGCGACGAGCACGGCATGCGGGCGCACACCGTCATCGTGGGCAACTGCGGGACCCTCACGGCCGGCCTGCTGCTCCTCCCCGAAGCGCAGCCGGACGACGGGCTCCTCGACGCGGTGGCGTTCCGCCCACGTGGCGCCTTCGGCTGGACGAAGATCGGCTACGGCCTGTCGCTCAACCGCTTCTACCACCGGACGCGCTTCGGACGGCTGCTCGCGCGCTTCCTGCCGCGGTCGCGGACGCTCGGCTACACGACGGCGCGGCGACTCGACCTCGTGCTCGACGAGCCCGAACAGCTGCAGTTGGACGGTGATCCGTTCGGCCTGGTGGCCGCTGCCAGCCTGCGCGTCGAGCACGGCGGTCTCGTGCTGCGGACGGCCTGA
- a CDS encoding ice-binding family protein — protein sequence MASTPIVRSLALIGTGIGLAAALALASSGPASAATVIDGPIGLGTAATYGVLGASTVTNTGPTTVQGDLGLSPGTSITGFGGPGNGIVNGTVHQTDAAATQAQADTTTAYNVAASLTPTQTGVSELNGLSLSPGVYTGDALRLADTGTLTLAGSADSVWVFQAASTLTIGSGTRILTTGGASSCNVFWQVGSSATIGSAAQFQGTVLADQSVTATTGATVVGRLLARTAAVTLDTNTITAPTGCPAPGTPSETVAPTITSGTPTAATAGTPYSFPVTATGTPAPTYSDGGTLPPGLTINPTTGVISGTPTTPGTTTVTITADNGTAPADTETYVLTVRAPAVVPTPTPTPSAPTSSAPAVPVAAGSGSGGPGNSPAELAFTGSDPTVPLTIAGALLVAGSALLVLRSRTLRARRRPAPRA from the coding sequence ATGGCCAGCACGCCCATCGTCCGCTCACTCGCCCTCATCGGCACCGGGATCGGACTGGCGGCAGCGCTGGCGCTCGCGTCCTCCGGTCCCGCCTCGGCCGCGACCGTCATCGACGGTCCGATCGGGCTCGGCACGGCCGCGACGTACGGCGTCCTCGGCGCCTCGACCGTCACGAACACCGGACCCACCACCGTCCAGGGCGACCTCGGCCTCTCCCCGGGGACCTCGATCACCGGGTTCGGCGGACCCGGCAACGGGATCGTGAACGGCACGGTGCACCAGACCGACGCGGCAGCGACCCAGGCGCAGGCCGACACCACGACCGCGTACAACGTCGCTGCGTCGCTGACCCCGACGCAGACCGGCGTCTCGGAGCTGAACGGGCTCAGCCTGTCGCCCGGCGTCTACACCGGCGACGCACTTCGGCTCGCGGACACCGGGACGCTGACGCTCGCGGGCAGCGCCGACTCCGTGTGGGTGTTCCAGGCCGCATCGACGCTGACGATCGGATCGGGCACGCGCATCCTCACCACGGGTGGCGCGAGCTCCTGCAACGTCTTCTGGCAGGTCGGCAGTTCGGCCACGATCGGCAGCGCCGCACAGTTCCAGGGCACGGTCCTCGCGGACCAGTCCGTCACGGCCACCACGGGTGCGACGGTCGTCGGGCGTCTGCTCGCGCGCACCGCGGCCGTCACGCTCGACACGAACACGATCACCGCGCCGACCGGGTGCCCGGCCCCCGGCACCCCCTCCGAGACGGTGGCTCCGACCATCACGTCCGGCACCCCCACGGCCGCGACCGCCGGCACGCCCTACTCGTTCCCGGTGACGGCGACCGGGACGCCCGCGCCGACGTACTCGGACGGCGGGACCCTGCCGCCCGGGCTCACGATCAACCCCACGACCGGGGTCATCTCCGGCACCCCGACGACGCCCGGCACCACGACGGTGACGATCACGGCGGACAACGGCACGGCCCCGGCCGACACCGAGACGTACGTGCTCACCGTCCGCGCTCCCGCGGTGGTCCCGACGCCGACCCCCACTCCCTCGGCACCGACGTCGAGCGCTCCGGCCGTGCCGGTCGCTGCGGGCTCGGGCAGCGGTGGTCCCGGGAACTCCCCGGCGGAACTCGCCTTCACCGGCAGCGACCCGACGGTGCCGCTCACGATCGCCGGAGCACTCCTCGTCGCCGGCTCCGCACTGCTCGTGCTGCGGTCCCGTACCCTGCGTGCCCGACGACGTCCGGCACCGCGCGCGTAG
- a CDS encoding NADP-dependent oxidoreductase: MTKHWVAPRFGGSEVLEYVETEVPAPGLGEVTIDVRAAGMNPADTKHTRQGDPSDLPIAIGYEVAGVLSAVGPDTEIASGGGAVGDEVLAFRVAGGWAERLTVPARDVFAKPAALGFPEAANLLLAGTTAADMLRVTRASGNDTVLVHGAAGAVGVSLLQQLRLLGARVIGTASQRNADTVADFGGEWIAYGDGLEDRVRALVADGTGDGVDVALDCVGTDEAVDVSLALVADRSRIVTIAAFGRAGADGIRAIGGAQPESKAFRDSVRQRLIDLAGDGQLAVPVARTFPLAEAKSAAEVLESQHPGGKLALVP; this comes from the coding sequence ATGACGAAGCACTGGGTGGCCCCGCGGTTCGGCGGCAGCGAAGTCCTCGAGTACGTCGAGACCGAGGTGCCGGCCCCGGGGCTCGGCGAGGTGACGATCGACGTCCGCGCTGCGGGCATGAACCCCGCCGACACGAAGCACACCCGACAGGGCGACCCGTCGGACCTGCCGATCGCGATCGGCTACGAGGTCGCGGGCGTCCTGAGCGCCGTCGGTCCGGACACCGAGATCGCGTCCGGCGGGGGAGCGGTCGGTGACGAGGTCCTCGCCTTCCGGGTCGCTGGTGGCTGGGCCGAGCGACTCACGGTGCCGGCACGGGACGTGTTCGCCAAGCCCGCGGCCCTCGGCTTCCCCGAAGCCGCGAACCTCCTGCTCGCCGGCACCACCGCCGCGGACATGCTCCGGGTGACCCGGGCCTCGGGGAACGACACGGTCCTCGTGCACGGTGCCGCCGGTGCCGTCGGGGTCAGCCTCCTGCAGCAGCTCCGCCTCCTCGGGGCGCGGGTCATCGGCACCGCATCCCAGCGCAACGCCGACACCGTCGCGGACTTCGGCGGTGAGTGGATCGCCTACGGCGACGGACTCGAGGACCGGGTCCGGGCACTCGTGGCCGACGGCACGGGCGACGGCGTCGACGTGGCGCTCGACTGCGTCGGGACCGACGAGGCCGTCGACGTCTCGCTCGCGCTCGTCGCGGACCGGTCGCGCATCGTCACGATCGCCGCGTTCGGTCGTGCGGGGGCCGACGGCATCCGGGCGATCGGCGGAGCCCAGCCGGAGAGCAAGGCGTTCCGAGACTCGGTGCGGCAGCGACTCATCGACCTCGCGGGCGACGGGCAGCTCGCCGTCCCCGTCGCGCGGACGTTCCCGCTCGCCGAGGCGAAGTCCGCGGCCGAGGTGCTCGAGTCGCAGCACCCCGGCGGGAAGCTCGCGCTCGTCCCCTGA
- a CDS encoding DUF805 domain-containing protein, with protein sequence MTDQYPPQNPYGQQPAPTGPGGEPPIWAPWYGISFGKAFSRFFKKYATFSGRASRSEYWWWYLWSAIIGTVASIITGILTAATGTTTTTTSSTYVGFSTMSTNPLAGTAFWIVGLALIIPTLALIVRRLHDANISGLFALLLLIPFLGAVAVFIMMFLPSNPQGARFDRPTGSR encoded by the coding sequence ATGACCGACCAGTACCCGCCGCAGAACCCGTACGGCCAGCAGCCCGCACCGACCGGGCCCGGGGGCGAGCCGCCGATCTGGGCGCCCTGGTACGGCATCTCGTTCGGCAAGGCGTTCTCGCGCTTCTTCAAGAAGTACGCGACGTTCAGCGGCCGCGCGAGCCGCAGCGAGTACTGGTGGTGGTACCTCTGGAGCGCCATCATCGGCACGGTGGCGTCGATCATCACGGGCATCCTGACGGCGGCCACCGGCACGACGACCACCACGACCTCCTCGACGTACGTGGGCTTCTCGACGATGTCGACCAACCCGCTCGCCGGGACGGCCTTCTGGATCGTCGGACTCGCGCTCATCATCCCGACGCTGGCGCTCATCGTGCGACGCCTCCACGACGCGAACATCAGCGGGCTCTTCGCGCTGCTGCTGCTGATCCCGTTCCTCGGTGCGGTCGCGGTGTTCATCATGATGTTCCTGCCGTCGAACCCGCAGGGCGCCCGGTTCGACCGACCGACCGGGTCGCGATGA